Proteins encoded by one window of Chryseobacterium foetidum:
- a CDS encoding SusC/RagA family TonB-linked outer membrane protein, whose product MNVKLKVLSAGVLFFTGQALIAQNIKRDTVQQIEEVVMVGFGQKKTIQEITGSTSTMTAKSIEDVPVASVDKMLQGRVTGVQTGSASGQPGGFANVRVRGISSINGVNSPIYILDGVRIANGDLTTANTTANILANLNPDDVESITVLKDAVSTAVYGADAGAGVIVITTKSGKKGKAKFNLSFNSGFNQQAVDSYRAFSTDEYKTYLRTQVNNYLGTNYTNEQIAGGALNATFSSIFNSPYSTNWQDIVRKDGYQQNADFSMSGGNDKFTYYASANIFDQNSIIRNSFFKRLSYTTKLTYQATDKLKISTDFQISHGKTRTLTDGGAFSNPILAQYFNRPSDPAYNPDGTWYWNPSTLRLSNNQFNPGYLLENNYVQAGTLRAFANLSAEYKILKNLTYRFVFSPEYVNAEEDTYWNPLHGDGNTYGGYQRTSTNRYFNFNIQNILDYSVKFGMHNLGASLIQEAYKSDRKFLRATGITVGSPELETLSNFVVPYGFEGSKVISSRYGYAVTGHYDYDKLFLLDGSYRRDVLSQFLPGKKAGDFWSVGAGVDLARINFVKDIDAISMFKFRASYGKLGNQVTANPFALYAYTTNYNDFAAATYSGVLNPNLSWETVNPFNVGLDMGFFNDRLKVSAEYYNKKTKDLIYNLPLSGAQGLTSYVDNIGSLVNKGFEFSVNADIFRGGRDQFSWSVGGNLSTLKNEITELYGGAVNTTTTTIRVGEGVRTFYLRKWAGVDSANGDPLWYVNGVDGETTNDYNKAQQAVQGSFISDLFGGFNTNLAYKGFNLDLQFTYGFGGKIFDDWSQYTFSDGQYTLNYPGYGDVMGDYWTPENPNASNPKPVYLGNKLSNRASTRFLYDADFIRLSNASFGYTFAGDFVKGSGLNSVKVYVMANNAWTHMFDDRLKFDPETNVSGFTNLSLPVLKTYLFGVNISF is encoded by the coding sequence ATGAATGTGAAATTAAAAGTGCTAAGTGCTGGTGTATTGTTTTTTACTGGGCAGGCGCTAATTGCTCAGAATATCAAAAGAGATACCGTGCAGCAAATCGAAGAGGTTGTTATGGTTGGTTTTGGGCAGAAGAAGACTATTCAGGAAATCACGGGTTCAACGAGTACAATGACGGCCAAGTCAATTGAAGATGTGCCTGTAGCTTCTGTTGATAAAATGTTGCAGGGAAGGGTGACTGGTGTGCAAACTGGTAGTGCGTCTGGTCAGCCTGGAGGCTTTGCAAACGTAAGGGTAAGAGGGATTTCTTCGATTAATGGTGTCAATTCACCAATTTATATTTTAGATGGAGTTAGAATCGCTAATGGTGATCTTACTACAGCAAATACTACAGCAAACATTCTGGCTAACTTAAACCCGGACGATGTTGAAAGTATAACAGTTCTCAAAGATGCTGTATCCACAGCAGTATATGGAGCTGATGCTGGTGCTGGTGTAATTGTAATTACCACAAAATCTGGTAAAAAAGGTAAAGCAAAGTTTAATCTGTCTTTCAATTCGGGTTTCAATCAACAAGCTGTTGACAGCTATAGAGCTTTTTCCACAGATGAATATAAGACTTACTTACGGACACAGGTAAATAACTACCTTGGAACCAATTATACAAATGAACAAATTGCAGGAGGAGCTCTAAATGCAACATTTTCAAGTATATTTAACTCGCCTTACAGTACAAATTGGCAAGACATTGTGAGAAAAGATGGGTACCAGCAAAATGCTGATTTCAGTATGTCCGGTGGTAATGATAAATTTACATATTATGCTTCGGCAAATATATTTGATCAAAATAGCATCATTAGAAACTCGTTCTTCAAAAGATTATCTTATACAACTAAATTGACTTATCAGGCAACTGACAAGCTGAAAATCAGTACTGATTTCCAGATCTCGCATGGTAAGACCCGGACACTGACAGATGGTGGTGCGTTTTCCAACCCTATCTTAGCTCAGTATTTTAACAGACCGAGTGATCCTGCATATAATCCTGACGGTACATGGTATTGGAACCCTTCAACACTTAGGTTGAGTAATAATCAGTTTAATCCTGGTTATCTGCTTGAGAATAATTACGTACAAGCCGGAACACTCAGAGCTTTTGCGAATCTAAGTGCAGAATATAAAATTCTGAAAAATCTGACATACCGATTTGTTTTTTCTCCAGAGTATGTAAATGCAGAAGAAGATACGTATTGGAATCCGCTACATGGTGATGGAAATACCTATGGAGGTTATCAGAGAACATCTACCAATAGATATTTCAATTTCAATATCCAAAATATTTTAGATTACTCTGTGAAATTTGGAATGCATAATCTAGGAGCATCATTAATACAGGAAGCTTATAAATCTGATCGTAAGTTTCTGAGAGCGACAGGGATTACAGTGGGTTCCCCAGAGCTTGAGACTCTTTCTAATTTTGTTGTGCCATACGGATTCGAAGGATCGAAAGTTATCAGTTCAAGATATGGATACGCTGTTACAGGTCATTATGATTATGACAAATTATTTCTACTCGATGGTTCATATAGAAGAGATGTACTGTCTCAATTTTTGCCTGGAAAAAAAGCAGGTGATTTTTGGTCTGTTGGAGCGGGAGTTGACTTAGCAAGAATTAATTTTGTTAAAGATATAGACGCTATTTCTATGTTCAAATTCAGAGCATCATATGGTAAGCTAGGAAATCAGGTGACGGCCAATCCATTTGCTTTATATGCCTATACAACCAATTATAACGACTTTGCGGCAGCGACCTATTCTGGTGTTTTAAATCCTAACTTGTCATGGGAAACTGTCAACCCATTTAACGTAGGGTTGGATATGGGATTCTTTAATGACAGATTAAAAGTCAGTGCCGAATACTATAATAAAAAGACAAAAGATCTAATATATAATCTTCCTTTATCAGGTGCACAAGGTTTGACCTCATACGTAGATAATATTGGTAGCCTGGTAAATAAAGGTTTTGAATTTTCTGTAAATGCAGATATCTTCAGAGGAGGTAGAGATCAATTCAGCTGGTCTGTTGGAGGAAACTTATCAACACTTAAAAATGAAATTACAGAATTATATGGTGGTGCAGTAAATACAACTACCACAACAATTAGAGTGGGAGAAGGAGTTCGAACATTTTACCTAAGAAAATGGGCAGGTGTTGATTCTGCAAATGGTGATCCGCTGTGGTATGTAAATGGCGTTGATGGCGAAACTACAAATGATTACAACAAGGCTCAGCAAGCTGTGCAGGGTTCATTTATAAGTGATCTTTTTGGAGGATTTAACACAAATCTTGCCTATAAAGGATTCAATTTAGATCTACAGTTCACGTATGGATTTGGTGGTAAGATATTTGATGATTGGTCTCAATATACATTCAGTGATGGTCAATATACTCTAAACTATCCTGGATATGGTGATGTAATGGGAGATTACTGGACACCGGAAAATCCTAATGCGTCAAATCCCAAACCAGTATATTTGGGTAACAAATTATCCAATAGAGCTTCAACAAGATTCTTGTACGATGCAGACTTTATCAGATTGAGCAATGCTAGCTTTGGATATACTTTTGCCGGAGATTTTGTAAAAGGGTCAGGTTTAAATAGTGTTAAAGTTTACGTCATGGCTAACAATGCATGGACTCATATGTTTGATGACAGATTAAAATTTGATCCAGAAACAAATGTATCCGGATTTACAAATTTAAGTTTACCAGTATTAAAGACATACTTATTTGGTGTAAATATTAGCTTTTAA
- the bshC gene encoding bacillithiol biosynthesis cysteine-adding enzyme BshC, giving the protein MKTLKTLDFKNIESIPQLIKDFVSRQIEGFEEYTFSKDNFQKQIQNKKTTFSDERRQILFYELNNQLSDLKLSDLQKSNLDLIKNPETFTVTTGHQLNLFTGPAFFIYKILQTVKTCLYLKEQFPNQEFVPIYWMASEDHDFIEINHFKTQNGFYEINEKSGGVVGKIKLTDTHFISEFEKEFKDHIFGTELILMLKESYQSGKTLTESIKILVNRLFSEYGLLIIDGDSKALKSQMTAVFKDEILNSSLKQKSTEKVDFLTEKYGKVQVNPRDINLFYLSETRDRIDPFQDKFLVNDTEISFSKDEVVAELESFPEKFSPNALMRPVYQEKVLPNLAYIGGNAEIMYWLELKDYFESLQITFPILIPRNSMVFVEEKVLKKIDHLHLNVEDFFGNFTKVINKKILDNNEILKTLEEKESLLKSHFENLKLVAEKTEKSFGNMVKGEEVRQMKSFERLKKRLLKAEKIKQGELLERLETVFTEINPAKIWQERVLNFSVFFADHGTEWIETCYREMDVTESKLIIVAI; this is encoded by the coding sequence TTGAAAACTTTAAAAACCTTAGATTTTAAAAACATAGAAAGTATTCCGCAGCTGATCAAAGATTTTGTCAGCCGTCAAATTGAAGGATTTGAGGAATATACTTTTTCAAAAGATAATTTTCAGAAACAGATTCAAAACAAAAAGACAACTTTCTCAGATGAGCGAAGGCAGATTCTGTTTTATGAATTAAATAATCAGCTTTCAGATTTAAAACTATCAGATCTTCAGAAAAGCAATTTAGATTTAATTAAAAATCCTGAAACGTTCACTGTTACGACCGGACACCAGCTTAATCTTTTTACAGGTCCTGCATTTTTTATTTATAAAATTTTACAGACTGTTAAGACTTGTCTTTATTTAAAAGAACAGTTTCCAAATCAGGAGTTTGTTCCAATCTATTGGATGGCGTCAGAAGATCATGATTTTATAGAAATCAATCATTTCAAAACTCAAAACGGTTTCTACGAAATCAACGAGAAAAGTGGTGGTGTAGTTGGTAAAATTAAACTGACTGACACTCATTTTATATCAGAATTTGAAAAGGAATTTAAAGATCACATTTTCGGAACTGAACTGATTTTAATGTTAAAAGAATCCTATCAGTCAGGAAAAACACTGACTGAATCGATTAAAATTTTAGTCAACAGGCTTTTTTCAGAATATGGATTACTCATCATTGACGGCGATTCAAAAGCTTTAAAATCTCAGATGACAGCTGTTTTTAAAGATGAAATTTTAAATTCTTCTTTAAAACAGAAATCAACAGAAAAAGTAGATTTTCTTACTGAAAAGTACGGAAAAGTACAGGTCAACCCGCGGGATATCAATCTTTTTTATCTTTCGGAAACCCGTGACAGAATTGATCCTTTTCAGGACAAATTTTTGGTCAATGACACTGAAATTTCTTTTTCTAAAGATGAAGTTGTAGCTGAACTTGAAAGTTTTCCGGAAAAATTCAGTCCGAATGCATTAATGAGACCTGTTTATCAGGAAAAAGTGCTTCCGAATTTAGCTTACATCGGCGGAAATGCCGAAATCATGTATTGGTTGGAGCTGAAAGATTATTTTGAATCATTACAAATTACGTTTCCGATTCTTATTCCGAGAAACTCTATGGTGTTTGTTGAGGAAAAAGTGTTGAAAAAAATTGATCATTTACATTTAAATGTCGAAGATTTTTTCGGAAATTTCACCAAGGTTATCAATAAGAAAATTTTGGATAACAATGAAATTTTAAAGACTTTAGAAGAAAAAGAAAGCCTGCTTAAATCTCATTTTGAAAACCTGAAACTCGTCGCTGAAAAAACCGAAAAGTCCTTTGGAAACATGGTGAAAGGCGAAGAAGTGAGGCAGATGAAATCTTTTGAAAGACTGAAAAAAAGACTTTTAAAAGCTGAAAAAATCAAACAGGGCGAGCTTTTGGAAAGACTTGAAACTGTTTTTACCGAAATCAATCCAGCAAAAATCTGGCAGGAAAGGGTTTTGAATTTCAGCGTATTTTTTGCGGATCACGGCACAGAATGGATTGAGACGTGCTACAGAGAAATGGATGTGACAGAATCAAAACTAATAATTGTTGCCATTTAA
- a CDS encoding RagB/SusD family nutrient uptake outer membrane protein, which yields MNKIIKIGLLSLAGAISTVACSDDFVEREFYQDVEQAPLKTSQEMQAFVRGIYTSMRTTAYYGADFLAYAEVRSDEMYSTLAGGYYQNVYNYTMLSNDPYAVTTYNQIYTAIAKANIVINSDLGAIQGTSQDKAYATFAQGQAYGLRAIAFFDAFRLYGQKYTPGGTLGIVLPLKYDPKALMPRATIAQTEAQIDADFTKALQIMTSSAALNYTSASNKTELSVNALRGMMSRYYLYKGDYAKVRTLTNDLVGKYTVATAGLLQTTFQFVMNGAAPNSIFELAVGTNASLSTGSYRQRLNPLGYANIVVSADAYNSYSTSDIRRGLITVSGGVRYLSNNNGTGKYTNTVGADNIRMLRYEEILLNGVEAELNGGSAVTALNYYNQIVTNRGLPAATSVDMTMLKSERRKELLGEGLRQWDLRRWGDAVPRPAGVSTDQRLNAFPIPRGETDLANTPVVSNPGYDN from the coding sequence ATGAATAAAATTATAAAAATAGGATTATTATCACTGGCTGGTGCAATAAGTACCGTCGCATGCTCAGATGATTTTGTAGAAAGAGAGTTTTATCAGGATGTAGAACAGGCTCCTTTGAAAACTTCGCAGGAAATGCAGGCTTTTGTAAGAGGTATCTACACCTCAATGCGTACAACTGCATACTACGGAGCTGATTTTTTAGCCTATGCTGAAGTAAGATCAGATGAAATGTACAGTACGTTGGCAGGAGGCTATTACCAAAATGTATATAACTATACTATGTTGTCTAATGATCCATATGCTGTAACTACTTATAACCAAATTTATACTGCAATTGCGAAAGCAAATATTGTTATAAATAGTGATTTAGGTGCCATACAGGGAACTTCTCAAGACAAAGCGTATGCAACTTTTGCTCAGGGTCAGGCTTATGGACTTAGAGCTATCGCTTTTTTTGATGCATTTAGATTATATGGACAAAAATATACACCTGGTGGTACCTTAGGTATTGTTCTTCCACTAAAATATGATCCAAAAGCTCTAATGCCACGAGCAACCATAGCACAGACAGAAGCACAGATAGATGCAGATTTTACTAAAGCATTACAAATAATGACATCATCTGCTGCACTCAATTATACTTCGGCTAGCAACAAAACTGAACTCTCCGTTAATGCACTGAGAGGTATGATGTCAAGGTACTATTTGTACAAAGGTGATTATGCTAAGGTGCGTACATTAACTAATGACCTTGTAGGTAAGTATACGGTTGCTACTGCTGGATTATTACAGACAACGTTTCAATTTGTAATGAATGGGGCAGCGCCAAATTCAATATTTGAGTTAGCTGTGGGAACAAATGCTTCCTTATCAACTGGATCATACAGACAAAGATTAAATCCACTGGGATACGCAAATATTGTAGTTTCTGCAGATGCTTATAATTCATATTCTACAAGTGATATACGAAGAGGATTAATAACTGTTTCCGGAGGTGTGAGATATCTTTCAAACAATAATGGTACAGGTAAATATACCAATACAGTCGGTGCGGATAATATTAGAATGCTTAGGTATGAAGAGATTCTCTTGAATGGAGTCGAAGCCGAACTCAATGGAGGTAGTGCAGTCACTGCTCTAAATTATTATAATCAAATAGTAACGAACAGAGGATTGCCAGCAGCCACATCTGTTGATATGACAATGCTTAAATCTGAAAGAAGAAAAGAACTTCTCGGAGAAGGTTTAAGACAGTGGGATTTAAGACGTTGGGGGGATGCTGTGCCTAGACCCGCAGGTGTAAGTACGGATCAGAGATTAAATGCATTCCCTATCCCTAGGGGTGAAACAGATTTAGCAAATACGCCGGTTGTGTCAAACCCCGGATACGATAACTAG
- a CDS encoding amino acid ABC transporter substrate-binding protein: MIKKLFVLSGLIAFIGLSAQKTHKVVKGDTPYNVAKKYGITIDEFYKLNPKTKDGSLAIGQVLNVKSSSAAPAPKVQTSEPKVKELGKIVLQPKQTIYGITKQYKISETDLRKLNPDLDSHTKIGDEITLPLESIKKYGGTQAAVVEQPAKVTPANNRTKIDSGNERTSASVQNDEYVTYTVEAGDTVFSIVNKYGVTIDELIALNPDLAKGLKTGMVLKIKKLDPAYVKKNGDALNVVLMLPFGYNSNDSQYRAMALDFLTGAKLAIERNAGNGQKLDIKVVDSGSEASFRNSLTQINPNNTDLVIGPFFKSNVVDLLDFTKTQKIPVVSPFANAPDLHGYSNLIILETSDQTYADKIVDEVKAVYSNQKIYVVADAKKDNANYLKAGFEKVLKNANIMIVNSAADIQLDQNMMTGQSAPVIAVLANDNDGVGEAFSNKIIALSKEVQGMKAFSMYSVPSFEKKADDLVQASLVYLMDRKIDPDGNFEKEILAAYKAKYCKTPGKYAIIGFDVVNDMLTRENKKGEIFKQMNKVQTQLATKYEFERAKANGAYINKGFRVIRLMP; this comes from the coding sequence ATGATTAAAAAGCTTTTCGTTTTATCCGGATTAATCGCATTTATAGGGCTTTCTGCACAGAAGACCCATAAAGTCGTAAAAGGTGATACCCCGTACAATGTTGCAAAAAAATACGGCATCACCATTGACGAATTTTATAAATTAAACCCAAAAACCAAAGACGGATCTTTAGCTATAGGACAGGTTCTTAATGTAAAGTCTTCATCTGCTGCTCCGGCACCAAAAGTTCAGACTTCTGAGCCTAAGGTAAAAGAGTTGGGTAAAATAGTTCTTCAGCCAAAACAGACCATCTACGGGATTACAAAGCAGTATAAAATTTCTGAAACGGACCTCAGAAAACTGAATCCTGATCTTGACTCTCACACTAAAATCGGAGACGAGATTACGCTCCCTTTAGAAAGCATCAAAAAATACGGAGGAACTCAGGCAGCTGTTGTGGAACAGCCAGCAAAAGTAACTCCGGCAAACAACAGGACAAAAATCGACAGCGGCAACGAAAGAACTTCTGCGTCTGTTCAAAACGACGAATATGTAACGTACACTGTTGAAGCCGGCGACACCGTTTTCTCTATTGTCAACAAATACGGAGTAACGATTGATGAGCTGATTGCCCTCAATCCGGATTTGGCAAAAGGTTTGAAAACCGGAATGGTTTTGAAAATCAAAAAACTGGATCCTGCTTACGTAAAGAAAAATGGTGATGCCTTAAATGTAGTATTGATGCTGCCTTTCGGATATAATTCAAACGATTCCCAGTACAGAGCCATGGCTTTGGATTTCCTTACAGGTGCTAAATTAGCTATAGAAAGAAATGCAGGAAACGGACAGAAATTAGATATAAAAGTCGTGGATTCAGGAAGTGAAGCTTCGTTTAGAAATTCTCTTACACAGATTAATCCAAACAATACAGATTTGGTGATCGGGCCTTTCTTTAAATCTAATGTTGTAGATCTTTTAGATTTTACAAAAACACAGAAAATACCGGTAGTTTCGCCATTTGCAAATGCTCCGGATCTCCATGGTTACAGCAATCTGATTATTTTGGAAACCAGCGATCAAACGTATGCAGATAAAATAGTGGACGAGGTAAAAGCTGTTTATTCCAATCAGAAAATTTATGTTGTTGCGGATGCAAAGAAAGACAATGCCAATTATCTGAAAGCAGGATTTGAAAAAGTTTTGAAGAATGCAAACATTATGATCGTAAATTCAGCAGCAGATATTCAGCTGGATCAGAATATGATGACAGGTCAGTCAGCACCGGTGATTGCCGTGTTGGCTAATGACAATGATGGTGTGGGAGAGGCTTTTTCAAATAAAATCATTGCACTTTCAAAAGAAGTTCAGGGTATGAAAGCATTCAGTATGTATTCGGTTCCTAGCTTCGAAAAGAAAGCAGATGATTTGGTACAGGCAAGTTTGGTCTATTTAATGGACAGAAAGATTGACCCGGACGGAAATTTTGAAAAAGAAATTCTTGCTGCCTACAAGGCAAAATACTGCAAAACTCCAGGCAAATATGCCATCATCGGATTTGATGTGGTGAATGATATGCTGACGAGAGAAAATAAAAAAGGAGAAATCTTTAAACAGATGAATAAGGTGCAGACTCAGTTGGCGACCAAATATGAGTTTGAAAGAGCCAAAGCCAATGGAGCTTATATCAACAAAGGCTTCAGAGTCATTAGATTGATGCCTTAA
- a CDS encoding putative porin, producing the protein MKYIFLFIILFCTNLRAQIVTDTLAGKSDSDTIIVDSGKKDSLQIFKPTINDYLIQKQWAEKKIFDTVLTADKTYIFSQYNNRDNFGKVQFSNIGAGFNPLSYEVMAEQNLSLVPTNKGYNLLGADDVLYYDVKTPTASFIYHNAMRNGAALRSTYTQNIGKRFNFALEYAGLRSQGIYRNYLASNNNTIFSGHYTSKSGNYELFAHYLHQNVNNQENGGIVDDDLFQAGDSDYSNKWNAQVNLENSSSQFSYRRYYLSHQFSPFNSEKFPFRIRHTLSHQGNKYYYTQGGADPYWYDLPAQLVNGFSPSTKKYSDNFSNTVSLVFDNAKFKLDAGLRYQMLKFGLNEINLSNLSVPAEMKESRIGAVGNLQINLFDKIALKSFLEFSNGSQFGSYLKTTNNLKFEPIKDYFVDAHVNFQTATPSFNYLANTSIYRRFNYMLQNPANQTISDIGGSVNLKWFKTQLFANYFRIDNYAYFNSSAQPMQSDASVNITQIGGDATFSYGKFHFNTRLQFQDVLSNGNLLPLPSFIGRGNLYFQSRAFKNAAEIQAGVKVYYFTKFASREYFPILNEYILPGSDSFSIGGKPIADVYFNLKVKKMFFFIEGQQIGNLVVPNTAYAFPHYPVYDFRLNLGIVWYLFN; encoded by the coding sequence ATGAAATACATATTTCTCTTTATTATATTATTTTGCACAAATCTCCGTGCCCAAATTGTAACTGACACACTGGCAGGTAAGTCAGATTCAGACACCATCATCGTAGATTCCGGCAAGAAAGATTCTTTGCAGATTTTCAAGCCAACCATCAACGATTATCTCATACAAAAACAGTGGGCTGAGAAAAAAATATTTGATACGGTGCTGACTGCCGATAAAACCTATATTTTTTCTCAGTACAACAACAGAGATAATTTCGGGAAAGTACAGTTTTCAAATATTGGTGCAGGATTCAATCCTTTGTCTTATGAAGTAATGGCTGAACAAAATCTATCGCTTGTTCCTACAAATAAAGGTTACAATCTTTTAGGAGCGGATGATGTTTTATATTATGATGTCAAAACACCAACAGCATCTTTCATTTATCATAATGCCATGCGAAATGGTGCTGCGCTTCGCTCAACTTACACTCAGAACATTGGGAAAAGATTCAATTTTGCTTTGGAATATGCCGGATTGAGGTCTCAGGGGATTTACAGAAATTATCTTGCTTCCAACAACAACACTATTTTCTCAGGCCACTACACTTCAAAAAGCGGAAATTACGAGTTGTTCGCACACTATCTCCACCAAAATGTTAACAATCAGGAGAACGGCGGGATTGTAGACGATGACCTTTTTCAGGCGGGCGATTCAGATTACAGCAACAAGTGGAACGCTCAGGTAAATCTTGAAAATTCGAGTTCTCAGTTTTCTTACAGAAGATATTATCTCAGCCATCAGTTTTCGCCTTTCAATTCGGAGAAATTTCCTTTCAGAATAAGACATACCCTTTCACATCAGGGCAACAAATATTACTATACTCAGGGTGGTGCAGATCCATACTGGTACGATCTTCCGGCACAGTTGGTCAATGGTTTTTCTCCTTCTACCAAAAAATATTCAGATAATTTCAGCAATACTGTAAGTCTGGTTTTTGATAATGCTAAATTTAAATTGGATGCCGGTTTAAGATATCAGATGTTGAAATTTGGTTTAAATGAAATCAATCTTTCCAACCTTTCCGTTCCCGCAGAGATGAAAGAAAGCAGAATCGGAGCTGTAGGAAATCTTCAGATTAATCTCTTTGATAAAATTGCATTAAAATCATTCCTCGAATTCTCCAACGGAAGTCAGTTTGGAAGTTATCTGAAAACGACAAACAACCTGAAGTTTGAACCGATCAAAGACTATTTTGTTGATGCTCATGTGAATTTCCAGACTGCAACGCCTTCGTTTAATTATCTGGCAAATACTTCCATTTACAGAAGATTCAACTATATGCTTCAGAACCCTGCGAATCAGACCATATCAGATATTGGAGGAAGTGTAAATCTGAAATGGTTCAAAACCCAGCTTTTTGCAAATTATTTCAGAATTGATAATTATGCCTATTTCAATTCTTCTGCACAGCCGATGCAAAGCGATGCCTCGGTAAATATTACTCAGATTGGAGGTGATGCAACTTTCAGCTACGGTAAATTTCATTTCAATACAAGACTGCAGTTTCAGGATGTTCTGTCCAATGGAAATCTTTTGCCATTGCCATCTTTCATTGGTCGCGGAAATCTTTATTTTCAATCCAGAGCATTCAAAAATGCGGCAGAAATTCAGGCTGGGGTGAAGGTGTATTATTTCACTAAATTTGCTTCAAGAGAATATTTCCCGATCTTAAACGAATATATTCTACCGGGCAGCGACTCATTTTCTATAGGAGGAAAGCCGATTGCAGATGTTTACTTTAATTTAAAAGTTAAAAAAATGTTTTTCTTCATCGAAGGACAACAGATTGGAAACCTTGTAGTACCCAACACGGCGTACGCTTTTCCACATTATCCGGTATATGATTTCAGGCTGAATCTTGGAATCGTCTGGTATTTGTTCAACTAA
- the fabD gene encoding ACP S-malonyltransferase → MKALVFPGQGSQFVGMGKELYDSRKDIKDLMEYANEILGFDITTIMFNGADEDLKKTEVTQPSIFIHSVAALKAVNGLGAEMVAGHSLGEFSALVANGVLSFDDGLKLVSERAKAMQAACDANPSSMAAILGLDDAKVEEICASISGIVVPANYNCPGQLVISGETASVEEACAKLKEAGAKRALLLPVNGAFHSPLMQPAQERLAAAIEVTKFRKATIPVYQNITTTAVTDPEQIKNNLIAQLTGPVKWTQSVQNMIKDGATNFIEVGPGKTLQGLIKKIDGEVTSASAI, encoded by the coding sequence ATGAAAGCACTTGTATTTCCTGGGCAGGGTTCACAGTTTGTCGGGATGGGAAAAGAATTATACGATTCCCGAAAAGACATCAAAGATCTGATGGAGTATGCCAACGAAATTCTGGGATTTGATATCACAACCATCATGTTTAATGGGGCTGATGAAGATCTTAAGAAAACCGAAGTTACACAACCTTCAATTTTTATACATTCCGTTGCTGCTTTGAAGGCGGTAAACGGTCTCGGTGCCGAAATGGTGGCCGGTCATTCTTTAGGGGAATTTTCAGCTTTAGTCGCCAACGGAGTTTTATCTTTTGATGACGGTCTGAAGCTGGTTTCAGAAAGAGCAAAAGCAATGCAGGCAGCATGTGATGCCAATCCAAGTTCTATGGCAGCGATTTTAGGATTGGATGATGCTAAAGTGGAAGAAATTTGTGCATCAATCAGCGGAATTGTGGTTCCGGCAAATTACAATTGCCCCGGGCAGCTTGTGATTTCGGGAGAAACTGCTTCTGTAGAAGAAGCCTGCGCAAAATTAAAGGAAGCAGGAGCAAAAAGAGCTTTGCTTTTACCAGTTAACGGGGCTTTCCATTCACCTTTGATGCAGCCGGCTCAGGAAAGACTGGCGGCGGCAATTGAAGTTACAAAATTCAGAAAGGCAACGATTCCTGTTTATCAGAACATTACAACGACTGCAGTTACAGATCCTGAGCAGATTAAAAATAATCTGATCGCTCAGTTGACAGGTCCTGTAAAATGGACGCAGTCTGTACAGAATATGATCAAAGACGGTGCTACCAATTTCATCGAAGTTGGTCCTGGAAAGACATTACAAGGTTTGATCAAAAAAATAGATGGCGAAGTGACATCCGCTTCAGCAATTTAA